AATACCAATTCTGATTTGATTTATATGACCACTTCTGCCTTCAATCAAGATGAGAACTTTGCAATTCTGAAAAATCTGACTTCTGGAAAATTCAATTTGCTTCGTTTCAACAGAGCTTTGGCACAAGTGTATTACAAAGAAATTTTGAACGCACCAGATTTTGATAAAGCCACAAAATTTGCTGTAAGTCCCGATTCAGGATATTTGTTTTATGCTGTTGGAGGCAAATTATATGAGTATGATAACGGAACCCAAACGGCTAAATTGATGTTGGATAAAGGAGCTGAAGAAATCACCTATATTAATTTCAATCCAAGAGCTACAAATAAAAACAAATATTTGATTGTTGGAAGTTATGGAACTACCGGAAAGTTAGAACTCTATCAGGTTCCTCCGGTAAATGGTAATTTAATTTTATTAAACAAATACGAAGGTTTATGCAAAATTGTTGATGTTGCATACCGCGGTAGATAACTAAAAACCTTAAACAAAGCCGAATGAAGAGCGAAATTCATTCTTCATTCGGTTTCTTAAAAACCACATTTTATGAAACGTTTTTTTAAAATCGCAAGTGCAGTTTTGCTGCTTGCCTGTCCTTCTATTGTCTTAAAAGCACAGACACAATCAACTGATGAAAGTTGGGAATTGGCCAAAAAACAAGCCCAAACGGAGAAAAAATTAATCTTTGTCGATTTGTATTTTACGGGTTGTATGCCGTGTGCACAAATGGACAAAGAGGTATTTCCGGATCCTAAAGTGGCCACTGTTTTAAGTGCTGATTTTGTCACTTTCAAATCTGATATTCTTAAAGAAGAAATCGGTAAAAAATTATGTATGAAGTATGGCGTTACCGGATTTCCGACTTTTTTATTTATGAGTGCAGATGGAAAAGTAATTGATACTGAAGGCGGTTTTCAAAACGCAGCGCAATTTACAGCCTTACTGCAAAATGCAAAAGAAGCAGCTAAAAAAGGGCTTTTCAAAAAGTATAGTACGAAAATTGAGGAAAAAGAGTATCCCGATTTTTACAAAGAGGCTTATCTGAACGGAAAAAGGAATGTTTCTTTTGAAACTGCCGATGCCTATTTAAAAGCACAGCCTTCACTAACTGCCGAAGTTCCATTCGTTATCATAAGTGGTTTAAGAATCGGACGTCAATACGATGATTTTTATTTAAAGAATGCAAAACAACTTTATAAAGACTACGGTTCCGGAAGCGTTTCTAATCATGTGTTTACCATTTTACAGCGCAAGAAAAAAGACTTTGAAAAAACGAAGGATTTAGCGGGTTTCAAAAAATTACTTGAAGAAATGAAACCGCTTTATTCTGCAGAAGACTGGACAAAATTTGAGGGTATTTTATTGAAAGATTTTGGCGTAGAAAAAGTGGTAACTAATCCCTATACTTTACAAAAGTAATCTGAAATGAAAAAGATATTCTTATTTTCAATAATGATTTTTGGATATTCAGTTTGCGCTCAAAACGGCGTTCAAAAATCTATTGAATCTTTCGAAAAAGCCTTTCAAAATAAAAATTATAATGATATAAAAAATCTTCTGGCGCCAGAATTTAATGTTGGAGCCGGAGATTCTTCTTCAAATGAATTTTACTTAAACGCTATTTTTAATGCTTTTCCGGTTTTAGATTCTATCCAAATGGGAAAATCAGTGACTATTAAAAATGAAACTTTTGTTTCGGCTGATTTTTGTTTCAAAGGAAAAGAAAAGAAACCCACTCAAATAGTCTTCAATAAAGAAAACAAAATACGCTATGTTACTTTTTTTGACGGATTATACAGAGTAGATCGAAATGCTGAGGTAAAAAAAATGGCCAGCATTCCGTTTGAAATTGTAGAGAACGGAATCGCCATCAAAATAAAATTAAACAAAGCAAACAGAGAATTTTTAATGCTTTTTGATACGGGCGCAGACGGAATGGCTCTAAATCCGGACAGTGCTTATAAAGCAGGAGTTGTGGTTACTAAAAGTAAATCGGCATCTGTGGTTGGCGGAAGTCAGCAAGTGCAGTATTCGGCAGATAATACGATTTATATTGGCGATCAGGTTTTAAAAAATCAAGGCTTGGTCATTTTTCCAAAACATGGCGTTTATGACGGATTATTTGGCGCCAATTTGCTGCGTAATTATATCACGTCTGTCAATTTTGACACCATGACAATTGACTTGTACAATTTTGGAAATTTCAATTATTGGGGAAAAGCAAAACCATTAGTTTTTGATTATAAATCGGGACTTCCGGTAGTACAAATGAATCTGACTTTTGAAGATAAAAAAACAGTCGAAGGCAATTTTACTTTTGATACCGGCGCTGGTTATGATCTAATTGCTTACGGCCCTTTTAATCACAAAAATAATCTGGAAACCAGTTTAAAAAACGAATATACATCTGTCAATTACAGCTTAGGAAAACAAACTAAAATTGTGGGAGGCGCAATACCAAATGTTGCTATTAACGGAAATAATTTTCCAGATGTAACAATTGCGGTTCAGGAATATGACGAAGCCAATAAAAACTGGGCTTTTGCAGATGGATCTTTGGGAATTGATTTAATAAAACGCTTCAATTTTACAATAGATGTACTCCATAAGACCGTTTATTTGGAACCCAATAAAAACTTTAAAAAGAGATCTTCATTTTATATCGCCGGACTTAATTTGGATTTTGATGAAAACCAGAATCTTATAGTAAAACGAATTTTAGATCAGGAAAACGAAGATTTGAAGAAAGTCAAAACCGGTGCAAAAGTTACACAGATTAATGATTTTGAAGCCAAAGATTTATTGAAACCGGAAAATCTTAAAAAACTAAAAGAGAATAAAGAAAGTAAAGACCTGATTATTGAACAAGAGGATCAGTCAATGCGCATTACAATTTAAAACAATCAAAAAACAAATAACTATTATGAAAAAACACATTTTTTATTTCATTTTGACCTTTATTGCGGTTCAAATGAGTTTTGCTTCCAGCATTTCAGAATATGCAGTAATTAAAGGAACAGTTTCGATTCCGGATTTTATAGCAAAAGAAGTTACACTTTATAATGTTGAAGAGGGAAAGCCAGCGGTTGCTGCAACTGCTAAAGTCAATACTCTGGGGGAATTTGGCTTTATGATACCAGTTTCAGCGTCTGGCTTCTATTATGTAGATTACGGACAATTTAAGGGAAGAACTCAGTTAATTCGTTTGTATTTAGAACCAAAATTGGATATCAATTTGGTTATCAACAAAGAACATTATGTTTTGAGCGGAAAAAATGTGGGTCAGAATGTTCTGGTTCAGAAAGCAAACGAAATTTACAATGAATTTGCACCATTTGCAAGACTTGGAGGAAATGTAACTTATGTACAATTTTATCCTTGGCTTGATAAAGGTGTAGCAAAAGCAAATGAATTTTCAAAATCAATAAATACAAAAGATGCTAATTTCAATAAGTTATTAAAATTGGCAGTAGCAACAGATGTTGAAGAATCGACTTATACTTTTTTTAGATTACCTAGAACTGCATTTCCGGATAAAGACGATCGTCCTGCAGTTATAAAAACGTGGCAGACAGATAAAAAGTTTACAGATCCGGATTTGTTAAAATTACATAACGGTGTCACTTTAATGTCAAATTATTTCTTTTATATAAGTGTAAGCGGAGCCGCAGTTCCAAAGCGTTTAGATATTGTTGAAACATTAAATCATATTACTGATCCAGCTTTAAAGGATGTGTACCTTCGTGAAGAAGTTGCAACGTCAAGAATGAAAATTGAAGAATATGAAAAAGTAGCACCAAGTATAAAACCTTATATGATTTCTGATGCCAGTAAAACATTTTTAGTTGAATACGAAAAAGTATTGCATAAAAACGTAGGTCAGAAAGGATTAAATTTTTCATATAATGACATAAATGATAAACCGGTTTCATTTTCTGATTTCAAAGGAAAATTTGTTTACATTGATTTATGGGCAACCTGGTGTGGACCTTGTAAAGCTGAAATTCCTCACATGAAAAAAATTGAAGAAGATTATCACGGAAAAAATATTGTATTCGTAAGTCTTTCGTTAGATAAATCAAAAGATGCACAAAAATGGAAAGATTTTGTTACTAAAGAGCAATTAAAAGGAATTCAGTTAATGGCCGATAAAGATTTCAATTCTGATGTCGCTAAAAATTATGAAGTAAATGCGATTCCGAGATTTTTATTGTTCGATACTAAAGGTAACATTATCAACACCGATGCTTTGCGTCCATCTAATCCTGAGTTGAGAGAACAACTGGATAAATTATTGAAAGGTTAATATAAGTTTTATGAAATACAGCAAAAAAATATCAGTTTTACTGCTTTTTATCGGAAGCTTGACATTCGCACAGAATTACAAGACAAATGACCCAATTGCAGTCAATCAGAAAATAAAAAAAGGCGTTTTGCCAAACGGTATGACGTATTATATTTACCCGACAGATGTAAATAAAAATACGGCAAGTTATTACATCATTCAAAATGTAGGTTCGATTTTAGAAAACGATCAGCAGAAAGGTTTAGCGCATTTTCTGGAACATATGGCGTTTAACGGAACCAAAAATTTTGAAGGAAAAGGCATTCTGAATACGCTTCAGAAACAAGGAGCCGTTTTCGGAAAAAATATTAATGCTTACACTAGCACAGACGAAACGGTTTACAATTTAGACAATATTCCGTCAAAAGATGGCGGAGTAGTAGATACTTGTTTGCTTGTTTTGCACGACTGGTCTAACTTTTTGTCTCTGACAAATGAAGAAATCGATGCCGAACGCGGTGTAATTACCGAAGAATGGCGTACCAGACAAAATGCAAGAGCAAGAATTTACAATCAGTTAGCGCCGTATTATTACAACAATTCGCTGTATGCAGACCGTATGCCAATTGGAGATATGGATATTGTTAAGAATTTTAAATATCAGGTTTTAAAAGATTTTTATAAAGATTGGTACCGTCCCGATTTACAGGCAATCGCAATTGTTGGAGATATCAATGCGGACGAAATTGAGGCAAAAATCAAAAAGCTTTTTGCTGATATTCCAGCACCTCAAAATCCTAAAAAACGTTTTGAAATTGCTATTCCAGAAAGAGCAGAACCAACTTTTAAACTGGCTTTAGACAAGGAAATTTCAGCTTCGGGAATTAGTTATATGATTCGTCATGTTTCTGAAAAACCAACCGGAACTTATGCCGATTTAGAAAAATCTACACAACGTAGCATAGCTTTTTCTATTTTGAATAATCGTCTGGGAGAAATGGCGCAAAAACAAGAATGCCCGTTTAAAGGCGCACAAATTGGGTATCAGAGTTATTCTCGTCTTAACGATATCTGGGTTTTATCTGTTTCACCAAAACCGGGAAAACAAGAAGAAGCGTTTGCAATGGTAATGAAAGAATGGGTTCGTGCTTATAAATTTGGTTTTTCAAAAGGAGAAATCGAAAGAGCAGTAACTGAAACCATTTCGGGCTACGAAAATTATTTAGAAAAAATAAATGAGATTTCACATAAGGATGTCATCGGAATGGTAAAAGATGATTACCTAAATCACGAAGTTATTGCCGATCCTAATGCAGAATTTGAAATAACAAAAAGCATTTTAAAAAATATTGACACCAAAATTCTTCAGGAACAAATTAGTAAATTATACACCTCGCAAAACCGTGTTGTAACAGTTACTGGTGTAGAGGGTGAAGAAAATTTAACGCAGGAAAAAGCATTTGCTGCTATTCAGAAAGCAGAGAACGATGCGTCGTTGCAGCCTTATGTGGACACTTTTGAAGGAAAAACACTTTTAGGAAATCTGAAAATCAATTCTGGAAAAATTGTTTCGGAGAAAAAAGAAACGGCGATCGATGCTACCACTTTTGTATTGAGCAATGGTGTAAAAGTACATTACAAATTTGCCGATAAAAATAAAAAAGAAGTAGAGCTTAAAGCCGAAAGTTTTGGCGGAACTTCATTGTATGAGCCGCAAGATCTTCCATCAATCGGGCGCACTACAGCTTTGGCAATGATGTCTGGTGTTGGAGAACTTTCAAATGTTGATTTAGACAAAGTTTTAAAAGGAAAAATTGCCAATTCTTCTGTAAGCATCAGTTCACTTAAAGAAACCGTTTCGGGTTCGGCAAATGTAAAAGATATCGAAACGATGATGCAATTGATTCATTTGCGTTTTGTACAGCCAAGATTTGATAATCAGATGTATGCGCTATTAAAACAAAGATTAGAAAATTCGCTTAAAAACAGAGCAAATGATATCAATGCAAAAATGGAAGACAGTTTATCTGTGGTAGTTTATGGAAAAAACAACCCGAGAGTACAGCTGTTTAATCAAAAATATATCGACGATTTATCTTTTGATAAAATGAAAGCGTTCTATCTGGATCGTTTTGCAGATGTATCTAATTTTGAGTTTTACATTGTAGGAGATGTTTCACCAGAAGTTTTAAAACCCTTGCTGGAAAAATATATTGCCAGTATAAACGGGATTAAACGTAAAGAGAAATTTAAAAGCGATGTTCCAAAATGGGTTTCAAACAAAATAGATCAAGATGTTTTTATTAAAATGCAAACACCAAAAAGCTCGGTTCGTATTGCATTTGTAAAAGATTGTGCGTTTACACAAAAAAACAGAATCTTAGTTTCTTTCTTGTCTGATGTTCTTACGTTGCGCTATACAGAAAGTCTGCGTGAGAAAGAGGGCGGAACTTATGGTGCACAGGTAAAAGCCAGTATTGATAAATTGCCGGTTTCAAAAGCAAACCTTCAGATTTTATTTGATTGTGATGCAGAAAAAGTAGAACACTTACTGCCAATTGTGTATCAGGAAATTGATAAAATCAAAAAAGGTGAAATCGCGGCAGAAGATGTAGAAAAAACGAGAACGAATTACCTTAAATCCAAAGAAGACAGCAAAAACTTCAATTCTTACAGTATGAATTTGATTTATAATTATTTTGAAAATGATTATAATATGAATGATCCTGCTACTTACGAAAATATTGTAAAAAGCGTTACCGCAAAAGATATTCAGGAATTTGCCACTTCACTTTTAAGTAAAGCCGACGCTATGGAGGTTGTTTTCAAGCCATTAAAATAAATTTTATCAGTTTTTTTTATAATAGAGTTTAATTGTTTTCCCTATCAATTATTATTTTGAGTTAGTAAGCAAATTAGTTGTTATAGCGGATTATCAGGAGGGTTGTTTTTTGCTATTCAGCCCTCTTTTTTTTAAATTTAACCCATGAACAAGAACATATTTTTAGGGAGTCTTTTGTTGTTGTTTTCAGTAATAACACAGGCTCAAATTTATAATCCGTTAAAATGGAAAACCAGTATCGAGAAAATTTCCGATACAGAATACGAGTTGCAGGCAAAAGCCATAATCGAATCGGGCTGGCATTTATACAGTCAGGAAGTTTCAGATGGAGGTCCGATTCCTACCCGTTTTACCTTTACAAAAACGCCCGAATTTCAGTTAATTGGGGAGGTAAAAGAAGAAAAAGGAAAAACGATCAACGATCCGGTTTTTAAAATGCAGATTAAGTTCTTTGAGAAGGAAACTACTTTTTCACAACGCATAAAAATACTTTCAGCTAAGCCTTTCAAAATCAAAACAGAAGTAGAGTTTATGGTTTGCAATGATGAAAACTGTCTTCCGCCAAGTTCAGATGAACTGGAGTTTGCTGTTAGCCCATCCGCCAAAGCGATAACTTTAATTGAAAGTAATGTAAAGAAAGAAATTAAAGCAACAGAAATCGATTCTTCGATTTCTGATGTTAAAGAAAAAACAGAGGAAATAATCCAGACAGAAATTGTAAAAACGCGCAAGAAAGAGCTGAAAAAACAGCAACCGGAAACGGAATCAAGAAGTTTGTGGGCGATTTTTTTACTGTCTTTTTTCTCCGGATTTGCAGCCTTGTTAACGCCTTGTGTTTTTCCGATGATTCCAATGACGGTAAGTTTTTTTACCAAGCAAAGTAAAACCAAATCACAAGGGATTAGAAAAGCTGTTTTTTACGGAATTTCGATTATCGCTATTTATATCTTTTTGGGTGCGATTGTAACCTGGGTTTTTGGTGCAGATTCTCTAAACGCACTTTCAACGAATGTTTGGTTTAACCTTGTATTTTTTGTGCTTTTAATGTTTTTTGCCTTTTCTTTTTTAGGAGCATTCGAAATTATGCTTCCAAATGCGTGGGCAAACAAAGTAGATTCGCAGGCAGATAAAGGCGGAATTGTTGGAATATTATTCATGGCTTTGGCTTTGGCGATTGTCTCATTTTCTTGTACGGGACCAATTGTTGGGACTTTACTTGTTGAAGCTGCTTCGCGTGGAGGAATTGCACCTTTTGTCGGAATGTTTGGTTTTTCTCTGGCTCTGGCATTGCCTTTTACCTTATTTGCGGCATTTCCGGGTTGGTTAAATTCACTGCCAAAATCGGGTGGCTGGCTGAATTCGGTTAAAGTATTTTTAGGGTTTCTGGAAATGGCTTTGGCTTTTAAATTTTTATCCAATGCCGATTTGGTTTTGCAATTACACTGGCTGGAAAGAGAAACTTTTTTGGCTATTTGGATTGCGATTTTCGGGACATTGACTTTTTATTTATTTGGGAAAATTCAGTTGCCTCATGATAGTCCGGTTTCCAATATTAGTGTTGGAAGATTAGGACTTGGTGTTTTGGTTTTGTCTTTTACCATTTATCTCATTCCCGGAATTTGGGGCGCACCATTGAAAATGATTAGCGGTTTTCCGCCGCCAATGCATTATAGCGAAATTCCGAATGGATTAAGTAATTCAGCATCACGTGAAATAACAGAAAATCTGCCGGAAGGAGCAGAGCTTGGCCCTCACGATATTATGGCCTTTACCGATTATGATTTAGGAATGCAATATGCCAAAAAAATTGGGAAACCGGTTATGATTGACTTTACAGGACATGCCTGTGTAAATTGTCGCAAGATGGAAGACAATGTTTGGTCTGACGATAAGGTGCAGAAAATTCTAAAAGGCGAAGTAGTTTTGATTTCTTTGTATGTTGACGATAAAAGAGAATTGGCTTCACATGAACAAAAAGTTTCTGAATTAACAGGTAAAAAAATAAAATATATTGGGCAGAAATGGAGTGAATTTCAAACCATAAAATATAAAACAAATGCACAGCCTTTTTATGTATTAGTTGATCACAATGGAGAACCACTAAACGAAACTTCAGCCTATAATCCTGATGTTACAGAATATCTGGATTGGTTAAAAAATGGAATTTCTAATTTTAAAGCAGATATTTAAAGATCAATAATTTTTAAAAATTCAGGAGAAATTGAATGTCCTTCATAAAAAAAGGATTTAATACACAAAAGCATAGCCTGTGTTTGAAATGTTTTTCAGGATCAAAAAGCGATGTCTCTATGTGCTTAAATTAATTGAAATAAGAAAAGCGGAACAATCGAAGAAGTTGTTTCGCTTTTTTTATTGGAAAAAATCAGAATCAAAAATTAGATTTTATCTTTATTGATGTTCATCGCATCAATAGACTGACATAAAATTGATACCGCTTTTTCCATTTCTTCTTTCTCCAGATGTCCAAATCCAAGTCGGGTCGCTGTGAGATCTTTTGTTTGGTATAAAATAGTTTTAGGCAGGAATAATCCGTTTGCGGCACATTCTTTCTGCAGGGTTATAAGATTAAAGTTTTCCAGCCATTCAATCCAGATAGCCAATCCGCGCAACGGAACTTTAAATTTAATTCGGCTCCCTAATTTTTCATTCAGTAAACCAACAAAATAATCCCTGCGCTCTTTATATATTTTTTTATTCTTTTTTGAAAGTCGGTGTACTTCACCTTCGTTAATCCATTCTGTCAGAACTTGTTCCTTTAGAACATCAATTCCCGGTTCCAGAATATTTTGGTGTTTTTCTAATTCTTTTATAAAGTCCGGTGGAGCGGTAACAAAACCATAGCTAAATCCCAATGGAAGCGATTTTCCAAATGAGCCAATATAAACCACTTTCTGATTCGTATCGAAAGCTGCCAAAGGTAAAACCGGGTTATTATCAAAATGGAAATCAAAATCATAATCATCTTCCAGAATCACAAAACCGTATTGATTAGCGAGTTCCAGAACTTCCATTCTTCTTTTGGCACTTAAACCAATTGTTGTTGGATAATGAAAATTGGAAGTAAGATATAAAACCCTGATTTCAGATTCTTCGCAAATTTTTTTCAGTCTGTTAGTATCAATTCCGTTCTGGTCTACAGGTATCGTAATAATCTGCGCGCCAGTGCTCGTTAACGTCATATTGGATATAAAATAACCCGGAGAAGCTACCACAACTTTATCTCCCGGAGCAATTAATACTTTGGTAACCAGATAAAGACTGATTTCATGACTGCTTGTAGTGAGAAGGTTCGAAGTCGAAATTCGAATACCTCGCGTAAGATTCAGATAATTGGAGAAATGCGTTTTAAAATTCAAATGAGACTGCATCTGAATTTGTTCGTAGGTTTTAGAAGTTTTCTGCCGTTTAAGTTTAGAAACATACAATCTGGCCAAAATATCATTCTGAATCAATCTCAAATCAGGCATTCCGTCATTGAATTGATAAGGAAGTTCGCTGTTTTCGAAAGGATTTTCGAGAATTGTAGATTGTTTAAAACTAAAACCTTTGCTTTCTATTGACAAACTGGATTCTCTGATTGGAGTAAATTCTGATTTGCCTTTCTTTTTATTTTGCGATAAAATAAAAGTGCCTTTATTAGGTAATGTTTCAATCCAGCCCTGAGCTTCCAGATCCTGAAAGGCCTTGATAAGCGTGTTTCTGTTAACAGACAATAGTTTACATAATATGCGGGTACCCGGTAGTTTTGTTCCTTCAGGAAGAAATCCGGTCTGAATCGCTTTAATAAATTCAAAAACGATCTGAAGATAAATTGCAGTGTTTTCTTCAGGTTTTAACTGAATAAAGCTTTTAAAAGGAATTTCAACCGGACCACTCATAATTATAAAACTGGTATACTTTATTAGTACGGCAAGATAGTACTTTTGCAAAAATTTTAAACCAGAATGAAAAAAATCTATTTTGCTGTCTTAATATTAATTTGTTTTAATATGTATTCTCAAACCAAAAAGGATACTATTATTGAGTTTGATGAAGTAATAATTAATGAAAACAGACTAAGCACTCCAATTTCTAAACAAAACAGAAATGTTTATGTGATCAATAGTGAAACTATAAAAAAGCTACCGGGAAAAACGCTTCAGGAAGTATTACAATACGCAAATGGTGTTGATATCAGGCAAAGAGGACCGTTTGGTGGACAAGTCGATATAAGTGTAGACGGCGGAAGTTTTGAACAAACCGTTGTTTTGCTTAACGGCGCAAAAATTATTGACTCTCAAACTGCTCACAATATGCTTAATCTGCCACTTCCGGTAGAAGCAATCGAAAGAATTGAGGTTTTGCGTGGTCCGGCTGCCAGAATTTTTGGAATTAACAGTTTAACCGGAGCAATTAATATTGTGACTAAAAAACCTAAAGATTCGGGAGTATTAGTGAGTACTTATGCCGGTTCTAATTTTGAGAAAGATACGCAAGACACGGGAGATACTTTTTATGCAGGCGGTGTTCAGGTTGGAGCTGTTTTAGGAAAAGAAAAACAGCAACATTCGATTTTTGCTTCGCATGATAAAAGTAATGGGTATCGTTATAATACCGGATTTGAAAACAATAAAATATTGTATCAGGGAAATGTACAAATCAACGATTCAAATGAAATTTTAGGAGCTGTTGGTTATGTAAATAATGATTTTGGTGCAAATGGTTTTTATGCAGCTCCGGGCGATAAGAATTCTACAGAAATTGTGCAGACAACATTTGCCAACATTCAGTCTAAGCATCATATTACCGAAAGATGGAAAATAATGCCGAGAGTTACATACAGATATAATTATGATGATTACAGATACTTAGGAGATAATAATCTAAAAGTTGGAAGAAGTCAGCATTATACTAATTCGATTGCAGCAGAACTTAATTCATCGATAAAAACTGAAAAAGGTGAAATTGGTTTTGGAGCAGAATTTAGAAATGAAAACATTCATTCATCAAATATTGGAGATCATGATCGTGATAATGTTGGACTTTATGCAGAATACAGAACCTATTTGTTCGAAAAGCTTAATGTAAATTTAGGAACATATCTGAACTATAATTCGGATTATAAATGGCAGATTTATCCGGGATTAGATGCTAGTTACGAATTGACAAATAGTTTGAAGATTGTTGGAAATTTAGGAACAAGTCAACGAATTCCTTCTTTTACAGATTTATATCTGAATCAGCGCCCGGGAAATATTGGTAATCCGGATTTAACTTCAGAAAATGCTTTCCAGAGCGAAATAGGATTTAAATACACAAAAAAAGCACTGAACTTAAATGTAAATTATTTCTACAGAGAAATCAATAATTACATTGACTGGACACGTATGGTAACTACGGTGCCGTGGCAAAGTCAAAACTATGGTGATTTGATTACAAACGGAATCAATATGCGCGGAACATACAGAATCGATTTATCAAAAGATTCTAAACTGAGTTTCTATCTTGGATATTCTTATCTGGATTCGAGGTTTAAAGATACACGTCCGGAGCCTTATTCAAAATATTTAATTTCATCATTAAAACATCAGATAACCAATACGATCGATTACCAACATAAAGATTTTTCTGTTTTGTTGGCGACTCGTTTTAACGAAAGAGTTACAGGAGCTTCGTACTGGATTAATGATTTTAGAATCAGTCAGGGACTTAAAAAATTCACTGTATTTGTAGATGCTCAAAATATATTTAATACAACTTATTACGAAGTTGGGGCTTTCCCTTTACCGGCAAGATGGTTTAGCGCTGGTGTAAAATTTGTTACTTTTTAATTGAAAAAATAATAATAGATTTCAAAAGCCTTTAAATAGTGATATTTAAAGGCTTTTTGTTTTTTCAGAATTTTACTGAAGTTTAAAAAATCGTTTAATTGCAGAGTGATATTATCCGTTTTTAAATCCCTTTTTGGCTGTATTGCGATATAGAGATGTTTTTTTATTTAAAGAGCAATATAGTTTTAGTAAAAAGAGCTTACGCTATCAAATTATTTGATCTGTAAGGAAAATTAATTGAAACTTCCTCTTTACATTTGACTGAAAAAGAGATTTTGCTAGTCTCTATAAATTTATCTTTTGCACATAAAGAAT
The sequence above is drawn from the Flavobacterium sp. N2038 genome and encodes:
- a CDS encoding protein-disulfide reductase DsbD family protein, with product MNKNIFLGSLLLLFSVITQAQIYNPLKWKTSIEKISDTEYELQAKAIIESGWHLYSQEVSDGGPIPTRFTFTKTPEFQLIGEVKEEKGKTINDPVFKMQIKFFEKETTFSQRIKILSAKPFKIKTEVEFMVCNDENCLPPSSDELEFAVSPSAKAITLIESNVKKEIKATEIDSSISDVKEKTEEIIQTEIVKTRKKELKKQQPETESRSLWAIFLLSFFSGFAALLTPCVFPMIPMTVSFFTKQSKTKSQGIRKAVFYGISIIAIYIFLGAIVTWVFGADSLNALSTNVWFNLVFFVLLMFFAFSFLGAFEIMLPNAWANKVDSQADKGGIVGILFMALALAIVSFSCTGPIVGTLLVEAASRGGIAPFVGMFGFSLALALPFTLFAAFPGWLNSLPKSGGWLNSVKVFLGFLEMALAFKFLSNADLVLQLHWLERETFLAIWIAIFGTLTFYLFGKIQLPHDSPVSNISVGRLGLGVLVLSFTIYLIPGIWGAPLKMISGFPPPMHYSEIPNGLSNSASREITENLPEGAELGPHDIMAFTDYDLGMQYAKKIGKPVMIDFTGHACVNCRKMEDNVWSDDKVQKILKGEVVLISLYVDDKRELASHEQKVSELTGKKIKYIGQKWSEFQTIKYKTNAQPFYVLVDHNGEPLNETSAYNPDVTEYLDWLKNGISNFKADI
- a CDS encoding TonB-dependent receptor plug domain-containing protein: MKKIYFAVLILICFNMYSQTKKDTIIEFDEVIINENRLSTPISKQNRNVYVINSETIKKLPGKTLQEVLQYANGVDIRQRGPFGGQVDISVDGGSFEQTVVLLNGAKIIDSQTAHNMLNLPLPVEAIERIEVLRGPAARIFGINSLTGAINIVTKKPKDSGVLVSTYAGSNFEKDTQDTGDTFYAGGVQVGAVLGKEKQQHSIFASHDKSNGYRYNTGFENNKILYQGNVQINDSNEILGAVGYVNNDFGANGFYAAPGDKNSTEIVQTTFANIQSKHHITERWKIMPRVTYRYNYDDYRYLGDNNLKVGRSQHYTNSIAAELNSSIKTEKGEIGFGAEFRNENIHSSNIGDHDRDNVGLYAEYRTYLFEKLNVNLGTYLNYNSDYKWQIYPGLDASYELTNSLKIVGNLGTSQRIPSFTDLYLNQRPGNIGNPDLTSENAFQSEIGFKYTKKALNLNVNYFYREINNYIDWTRMVTTVPWQSQNYGDLITNGINMRGTYRIDLSKDSKLSFYLGYSYLDSRFKDTRPEPYSKYLISSLKHQITNTIDYQHKDFSVLLATRFNERVTGASYWINDFRISQGLKKFTVFVDAQNIFNTTYYEVGAFPLPARWFSAGVKFVTF
- a CDS encoding PLP-dependent aminotransferase family protein, whose amino-acid sequence is MQKYYLAVLIKYTSFIIMSGPVEIPFKSFIQLKPEENTAIYLQIVFEFIKAIQTGFLPEGTKLPGTRILCKLLSVNRNTLIKAFQDLEAQGWIETLPNKGTFILSQNKKKGKSEFTPIRESSLSIESKGFSFKQSTILENPFENSELPYQFNDGMPDLRLIQNDILARLYVSKLKRQKTSKTYEQIQMQSHLNFKTHFSNYLNLTRGIRISTSNLLTTSSHEISLYLVTKVLIAPGDKVVVASPGYFISNMTLTSTGAQIITIPVDQNGIDTNRLKKICEESEIRVLYLTSNFHYPTTIGLSAKRRMEVLELANQYGFVILEDDYDFDFHFDNNPVLPLAAFDTNQKVVYIGSFGKSLPLGFSYGFVTAPPDFIKELEKHQNILEPGIDVLKEQVLTEWINEGEVHRLSKKNKKIYKERRDYFVGLLNEKLGSRIKFKVPLRGLAIWIEWLENFNLITLQKECAANGLFLPKTILYQTKDLTATRLGFGHLEKEEMEKAVSILCQSIDAMNINKDKI